The genomic DNA TCCAGATCTGCGTCGCCGACGGTGATCGGCGCTTGAGCGCGTCAGCTCCCGTCCCACAACCTCACCGTTCTGTCGGCGCCGCAGCTGGCCAGCAGCCGTCCGTCCGGACTGAACGCCAGAGCCCGCACGGCACCGCGGTGGCCGATGAGAGTGGCGCTCGCGGCCAGGTGCGCAGGACCGGCGACATCCCACAGGGCCACGGTCGCGTTCGCGCCTCCGGAGGCCAGCAACCGCCCGTCAGGACTGAACGCCACCGCATACATCTGCCCCGCGTCCCCACGGCCGGCAAGGGGGAGGGCGGCTGTCCCGACAGGATGAGCCGGGTCGGTGACATCCCACACCATGACGGCGCCATTCTGCCAAGACCCGAAGGTGCCGGAGACAACGCCGGAATCCCCGCTTGCGGTGGCCAGTAACCGTCCGTCCGGACTGAATCCCACCGAATGGACGGCAGGCGCCCCGCCTGAAGAGAGCTTCTTCGCCCAATCACGGACCTGCGGCCGGACGACGGCGGTCCGCACCGGATGCGTCGGCTCACTCACATCCCACAGGACACCTGTGTTCTTGTCACCGGAGGAACCCGTGGCCAACAACCGTCCGTCCGGACTGAACATCACCGTTCCGACGGGACCTGACAGCCAGACGTGCCGTTGGTGGGTGGCAGCGGCGCAACGGGTCGGGCGTGCCGGGTCGGTGACGTCCCAAAGGATCACAGTTCGGTCGCTGCCGCAGGCAAGTAACCGCCCGTCCGGACTGAAATCCACTGCATGGACACCACCCTGCCGCCAGCCGTCACGCGCCAACCAGCCAGGGCGTTGATGGACAAGAGTCGCCGACCGGGTCACGTGTGCCGGGTCGGTGACGTCCCAGAGGATCACCATCCGGTCGCCGCTTCCGGACGCCAGCACCCGCCCGTCCGGACTGAACCCCACCGCGTTCACCGCTCTGCCGTGGCCCGTGAGGTCGGCGGCCCGGGTCGGGTGGGCTGCATCGGTGACATCCCAGAGGATCACAGTCCGGTCGCCGCTTCCGGACGCCAGCAGCCGCCCGTCCGGACTGAACCCCACCGTGTTCACGGCTTTGCCGTGCCCGGTGAGGGTAGCCGCCAGACCCCACGTCGGGGGCGGAGACGGTCGTCCCACGAAAGGCATAGTGCAGTCTCGCGCGTTCCGGAATCCCAGGGAAGACGGAGGGCAGACTTCCACCGAAGCTCTGGACCGTGTCCTCCGGGCGAGTGGATCGGACGACCGGCTGGCGTAGCTCGAAGCGTCGGTAGCACGTGGTCCCCTGCCGCGGACGGCGGACCTGTCCCCCTGGTTGCGCCCGGACGCCCCCACCAGCGCCCAACTGCGCGATGCGGTCGGTCGGTTGGACTCGCGCCGGGCGCTGCCGGCCAGGGCCGCGGGGCCCCGGACGTCCCGGGCCGACGCAGAGGACGTGGCCGATCAATGCCGACGACAAGGCCAAGAACGCGCCTCGCAGCCCCCTTCCCCGGCCTTCGTCTGTAGCGGCCCTTCACGGCACCCGCGGACGGCTTGAACGCCACCACACACCTGATCAAGACACCGTCGCTGCTCCGCTCGGCCAACTGGCCGAGGCCTGTCGGTACCCGTTCCAGCGGCCCTACCAGTCAAAAACAGCACGATGAAACAGCCGACGGCGCCCTACTCGCGCCCGCTCACCGGCCGCACCGTGGACGGCAGCCCCAGACCGCGCACCCGGCAAATGGGACAACGAATAGGCCCGGAGACACCATCGGCCTGAACACGGCTGCGTTGTCCCGGCCCCTGCACGGCCCCTGGGTCTTCGTATCGGCCCTCAAGGCAGTCGCCCGGATCGCGAGCAACGACCTCGAGAACCCACTCTGCCGCAGCTCAGAGGGGTGGGAACTCGCCGAACACCGCCGAACCCCAAACCCACGGGCAGCGAATTCAGTCCGTCCAGGCAAAGTTGACGCCCCGACACCCAAAAACAAACGTTTCCGCAGGTCAAGGACCTGCACAGGTGGGGCGGGTGGGACTCGAACCCACGGCCGACGGATTATGAGTCCGCTGCTCTAACCGGCTGAGCTACCGCCCCATTACGGCGCGTCGCGCACATTTGTACGCGCCGTCTGCCGCAGCATAGCCGCTCATACGATCTCCTGCTTCGGATGGTCGACTTCGCACGACCATGAGGACTGCGGCCTGCCGCGAGCGGTTCCGGGGGACATGAAAAAGGACCCCAACGGGGTCCTCATCACTGCTTCCTCACTGCGCTCTCCCGACTGGACTCGAACCAGTAACCTGCCGGTTAACAGCCGGCTGCTCTGCCAATTGAGCTACGGAAGATCGAAGCTCCCCCGACTGGACTCGAACCAGTAACCTGCCGGTTAACAGCCGGCTGCTCTGCCAATTGAGCTACAGGGGAATGCCTCGTTGCATCGAACGTACCTCCCTGGGTATTCGCCAGGGGGCGTGTGCTCGCTGCGACACATACATTAGCGCAAGCAGGGGGGTGCTCCGCCAATCGGTTCCCCCGGCACCGATGCCGCGCCGGAGACCTGTGCAAGGGACCTACGCAAGGGAAGGGTGGCCGTCATGCGCTACAAGCTCACGTTCGTCGTCGGACTGGCTCTGGGTTACGTGCTGGGCACACGGGCCGGACGCGAGCGCTACGAGCAGCTCAAGAAGTCGGCGCGTCAGGTCGCGCAGAACCCGGCGGTCCGCAACACCGCCGAGAGCGCGGCGCAGCAGGGCCGCCAGTTCGCGGGCAAGGCGTACCACGCGGTCGGTGACAAGGTGGGCGACCGGGTCCCCGACTCGGTGGCCCAGCGCGTACGGTCCCTGCGTGAGCGCAACGCGAACGGCACGGGCGAGGACGACTGGGGCACCAGCAACACCTAGGGAGTCGCGACCCGGCGCGGTCACCTCCCGCCGTACGGCAGAATTTCTGCCATGGGGATAGTCGCCGGGTTGGACAGTTCGCCCGATTTCACTCGCATCGTTGTCTGTGACACGGACACGGGGTCCGTGCTCAGGCAGGGATATGCGCCGCATCCGGTCGAAACCGAGACCGAGGGCGGCGGGCGGCCCTCCGATGTCGATCCGCAGGCCTGGCTGCTGTCGCTGGGCGAGGCGGCCGGCGGGGGGCTGCTCGAAGGTGTGCAGGCCATCGGTGTGTCCGCGCAGCAGAACGCGGTCGTGCCGTTGGACTCGCAGGGCAACACCGTGCGGCCCGCGATGGTCGGCGGTGACAAGCGGGCGCAGGTCGCGGCGGCCGATCTGATCGACGCGCTCGGCGGGCGTGAGGCGTGGGCGCAGGCGGTGGGTTCCGTACCGCAGGCCGCGCAGCCCGTCACCAAGCTCCGCTGGCTCAACAAGACCGAGCCCGACAACGCGCGGCGGACCGCGGTGCTGATGCAGGCCCACGACTGGCTGGTGTGGCAGTTGCTCGGGCGGCCGGTGCGCAGGACCACCGATCGTGGCGGGGCCTCCGGGACCGGGTACTGGTCCGCCGCCAGTGGCGGCTACCGGCCCGATCTCGTCGAACTGGCCCTCGGCCACCAGGCCATGCTGCCCGAGGTGATCGGACCCTCCGACGCGGCCGGTACGACTCCGGAGGGGCTGCTGATCTCCGCCGGCACCGGCGAGACCATGGCCGCCGCCTTCGGGCTCGGCATCGGGTTCGGGGACGCGGTCGTCTCGCTCGGCGCTTCCGGGTCCGTGATGGCCGTTCATCATGAGGCGCTCGTCGACCAGAGCGGGATGATCACCTCGCTGGCCGACGCGACCGGAATGCATCTGCCGGTCGTCACCACACTCAATGCCGTACGGACGCTGCGCGGCGCCGCCGAGCTGCTCGGGCTGTCCGATCTGGAGAGTCTGTCCGAGCTGGCGATGAAGTCGACGCCGGGGGCGCACGGGCTGGTGTTCCTGCCGTATCTGGAGGGTGAGCGGACGCCCAATCTGCCGCACACCGCCGGGACGCTGGCCGGGCTGCGGCGGGAGTCGATGAAGGCGGAGCATCTGGCGCGGGCCGCGTTCGAGGGCATGCTGTGCGGGCTCGCGGACGCGCTGGACGTGCTGCGCGGGCGGGGCGTCGCGGTGCGCCGCCTCTTCCTGCTCGGGTCGGCCGCCGAACTGCCCGCCGTACAGGCCGCGGCGCCCGCGCTCTTCGGGACGCAGATCGTCGTACCGCAGCCCGCCGACTACGCCGCGATCGGCGCCGCCCGGCAGGCCGCCTGGGCGCTCGGTGTCTCCCAGGGCACCCTCGACCCGCGCACTCCCCCGCCCTGGCAGGGTCCGGTCGCCCAGGTCTTCGAGCCGGGTGACGAACTGGCCGTAGGACAGGCGGTGCGTCAGCAGTACGTGTCCGTACGGGAACAGACCCATCCGGGCGCGTTCCGCTCGTAGGAGTTCTCGCGTTCCGCTCTTAAGGGTTCATAAGGGCGCATGTGGCACTGCTCTTGGCTTAATCAGTTGAGGTAACGCGGGTGGAGTGTCGGACGATGGGGGCGAGGGGCAGACCGCCCACCCCCCACCCGCCGACTCCGAGAGACCCAGCGTGCTCATACGACTTCTGCGGACCTATCTCAGGCCCTACAGGAAACCCATCTCCCTGCTGGTGCTGCTGCAGTTCCTGCAGACCTGCGCCACCCTCTACCTGCCCACCCTCAACGCGCACATCATCGACAACGGTGTCGTCAAGGGTGACACCGGTTACATCCTGTCGTTCGGCGCCCTGATGATCGGGATCTCGCTCGTCCAGGTCGTGTGCAACACGGGTGCCGTCTACTACGGCGCCCGCACCGCGGCGGCCGTCGGCCGGGACATCCGGGCCGCCATCTTCGACCGGGTGCAGTCGTTCTCGGCCCGCGAGGTCGGCCACTTCGGCGCGCCCTCGCTGATCACGCGTACGACCAATGACGTGCAGCAGGTCCAGATGCTGGCCCTGATGACGTTCACGCTGCTCGTGTCCGCGCCGATCATGTGCGTCGGCGGGATCATCCTGGCGCTCGGTCTGGACGTGCCGCTGTCCGCGGTGCTGATCGCGGTGGTGCCGACGCTCACGATCTGCGTGACGATCATCGTGCGGCGGCTGCGGCCGCTGTTCCGGGCGATGCAGGTGCGCCTGGACTCGGTGAACCGGGTGCTGCGCGAGCAGATCACCGGCAACCGTGTCATCCGTGCCTTCGTCCGGGACGAGTACGAGAAGGACCGGTTCCGGAAGGCCAACTCCGATCTGACCGAGATGCAGTTGAAGACCGGCAATCTGCTCGCGCTGATGTTCCCGGTGGTCATGACCACGGTGAACCTGTCGTCGATCGCCGTGGTGTGGTTCGGTGCGCACCGGATCGACAGCGGCGGGATGCAGATCGGCGATCTGACGGCGTTCCTCGCCTATCTGATGCAGATCGTGATGTCCGTGATGATGGCCACCTTCATGTTCATGATGGTGCCGCGCGCGGAGGTCTGCGCCGAGCGCATCGAGGAGGTCCTCGACACCGAGAGCAGTGTCGTGCCGCCGGTGGCTCCCGTCTTCGAGCTGCGCCGGCACGGGCATCTGGAGGTCCGCGGGGTCGGCTTCTGCTACCCGGGTGCCGAGGAACCCGTACTGAAGTCCATCGACCTGGTGGCCCGCCCGGGCGAGACGACGGCCGTGATCGGCTCGACCGGCAGCGGAAAGTCCACCCTTCTGAGTCTGGTCCCGCGCCTGGTTGACACGACCGACGGCGAGGTCCTCGTCGACGGAGTCGACGTGGCGACCATCGACCCGGTACTGCTCGCCAAGACGGTCGGCCTGGTCCCGCAGAAGCCGTACCTCTTCGCGGGCACGGTGGCGACCAACCTTCGCTACGGCAACCCGGACGCGACGGACGAGGAGTTGTGGCACGCGCTGGAGGTGGCGCAGGCCAAGGGATTCGTCGAGGGGCTGGAGAACGGGCTGGACTCCCCCATCGCGCAGGGCGGCACGAATGTCTCCGGCGGTCAGCGGCAGCGGCTCGCGATCGCGCGCACGCTGGTGCAGCGGCCGGAGATCTACCTCTTCGACGACTCCTTCTCCGCGCTCGACTACGCGACGGACGCGGCGCTGCGGGCGGCGCTCGCGCAGGAGACCGCCGAGGCGACCGTGGTGATCGTGGCGCAGCGGGTGGCGACGATCAGGGACGCGGACCGGATCGTCGTACTCGACGAGGGTCGGGTTGTGGGGTCGGGCCGGCATCACGAACTGATGGCGGACAACGAGACGTATCGGGAGATCGTGCTCTCCCAGTTGACGGAAGCGGAGGCTGCCTGATGGCCGGGCCCATGGGGCGGATGATGGCCGGGACGGGCCCCGACGCCCGTTCGATGGACTTCAAGGTGTCCGGCAAGCGGCTGATCGGCCAGTTCAGGCCGGAGCGGCTGACCATCGGCATCCTGCTGGTGTGTGTGGTGCTCAGCGTCGGGCTGAACGTGGTGGGGCCGAAGATCCTCGGCAACGCCACCGACCTGGTCTTCGCGGGCATCATCGGGCGGCAGATGCCGGCCGGAACGACCAAGGCGCAGGCCCTGCAGGCGATGCGCGACCGGGGCCAGGGCTCGGTCGCGGACATGCTGAAGAGCACGGACTTCACGCCGGGCCAGGGCATCGACTTCACCTCGGTGGGTCATGTGCTGCTGCTCGCGCTGGGCACGTTCCTGGTGGCCGGGCTGCTGATGGCGGTGGCGACCCGGATGGTCAACCGGGCGGTCAACCGGACCATGTTCCGGCTGCGCGAGGACGTGCAGACGAAGATGTCGCGCCTCCCGCTGTCGTACTTCGACAAGCGGCAGCGCGGCGAGGTCCTCTCGCGCGCGACCAACGACATCGACAACATCGGGCAGACGCTCCAGCAGTCGATGGGCCAGCTCATCAACTCGGTGCTCACGATCATCGGCGTCCTCGCGATGATGTTCTGGGTGTCCTGGCTGCTCGCCCTGGTCGCGCTGGTGACCGTACCGCTGTCGTTCCTCGTCGCCACCCGCATCGGCAAGCGCTCGCAGCCGCACTTCGTGCAGCAGTGGCGCTCGACGGGCAAGCTCAACGCGCACGTCGAGGAGATGTACACCGGCCACAACCTGGTGAAGGTCTTCGGCCGGCAGGACGAGTCGGCGAAGCTCTTCGCCGAGCAGAACGACGCGCTCTACGAGGCGGGCTTCAAGGCGCAGTTCAACAGCGGGGTCATGCAGCCGCTGATGATGTTCGTGTCGAACCTCAACTACGTGCTGGTCGCGGTCGTCGGCGGCCTGCGGGTCGCCTCGGGCTCACTCTCCATCGGTGACGTGCAGGCCTTCGTCCAGTACTCGCGCCAGTTCTCGATGCCGCTCACCCAGGTCGCGTCGATGGCGAACCTGGTCCAGTCCGGCGTCGCCTCGGCGGAACGCGTCTTCGAACTCCTCGACGCCGAGGAGCAGCAGCCCGACCCCATGCCGAGCGAACGCCCCGCCGAACTCCGCGGCCTGGTCGCCCTGGAGCACGTCTCCTTCCGCTACGACCCCGACAAGCCGCTCATCGAGGACCTCTCGCTGACGGTGGCACCGGGCCACACGGTCGCGATCGTCGGCCCGACGGGCGCCGGCAAGACCACCCTCGTCAACCTCCTCATGCGGTTCTACGAAGTGTCCGGCGGGCGTATCACCCTCGACGGCGTCGACATCGCGCGGATGTCCCGGGACGAACTCCGCGCCCACATCGGCATGGTGCTCCAGGACACCTGGCTGTTCGGCGGCTCGATCGCCGACAACATCGCGTACGGCGCGTCCCGGGAGGTCACCCGGGGCGAGATCGAGGAGGCGGCGCGGGCGGCGCACGCCGACCGGTTCGTCCGTACGCTGCCCGACGGCTACGACACCGTCATCGACGACGAGGGCACGGGCGTCAGCGCCGGTGAGAAGCAACTCATCACCATCGCGCGGGCGTTCCTGTCCGACCCGACGATCCTCGTCCTCGACGAGGCGACGTCGTCGGTCGACACGCGTACGGAGGTGTTGATCCAGAAGGCCATGGCCAAACTCGCCCATGGGCGTACGTCGTTCGTGATCGCGCACCGGCTCTCCACGATCCGGGACGCGGACACGATCCTGGTCATGGAGAACGGCTCCATCGTCGAACAGGGCGCGCATGCCGAGCTGTTGGCGGCGGACGGGGCGTATGCGCGGTTGTACAAGGCGCAGTTCGCGCAGGCGGTGGCGGAAGTCGACTAACTGCGTTGCGGCGGGCCGTCGTTCGGCTGACGGTCCGCCGCGGCTGGTCGCGCAGTTCCCCGCGCCCCTAAACGCGCTCGTGTTTCAGGGGCGCGGGGCTGTGTACATTTGCGGCTCCGCCGCGGGGCGCGGCCAGCCCCCACCGGCCCGCACCCGGCATCAGTCCAGATAGCCCCTGAGCTGATCCGCAAAAGCGTGGTCCCTCAGCTTGTTGAGAGTCTTCGACTCGATCTGGCGGATCCGTTCCCGGGTTACCCCGAAGATCCGCCCGATCTCCTCCAGCGTGCGCGGACGCCCGTCGGCCAAGCCGTACCTGAGCTGTACGACCTTCCGTTCACGTTCCCCCAGCGTCGACAGGACAGCCTCCAGGTGCTGCCGGAGAAGGATGAACGCGGCCGACTCCACGGGACTCGTCGCATCGCCGTCCTCGATCAGATCACCGAGGGCAACGTCGTCCTCCTCCCCCACCGGCGCGTGCAACGACACCGGCTCCTGAGCCAGCCGGAGCACCTCGCTGACGCGCTCGGGCGCGAGGTCGAGGTGGTCGGCGACTTCCTCCGGCGTCGGCTCGTAGCCGCGCTCCTGGAGCATCCGGCGCTGGACGCGGACGACCCGGTTGATCAGTTCGACGACATGCACCGGGACGCGAATCGTGCGGGCCTGGTCGGCGAGGGCGCGGGACATGGCCTGCCGGATCCACCAGGTGGCGTACGTCGAGAACTTGTAGCCGCGGGCGTAGTCGAATTTCTCAACTGCCCTGATCAGGCCGAGGTTTCCCTCCTGCACGAGGTCGAGCATGGTCAGCCCGCGTCCGACGTACCGCTTCGCGACGGAGACGACGAGCCGCAGGTTCGCCTCGATCAGGCGGCGCTTGGCCATCCGGCCCATGACGACCAACTTGTCCAGGTCGAGGGCGAGTTGGCTGTCCAGGTCGGAGGCGCCGCCGAGCTTCTCCTCGGCGAACAGGCCGGCCTCGACGCGGCGGGCGAGGTCGACCTCCTCGGCCGCGGTGAGCAGCGGGATGCGGCCGATCTCGCGCAGGTACTGGCGGAACAGGT from Streptomyces sp. NBC_01478 includes the following:
- a CDS encoding WD40 repeat domain-containing protein, translating into MPFVGRPSPPPTWGLAATLTGHGKAVNTVGFSPDGRLLASGSGDRTVILWDVTDAAHPTRAADLTGHGRAVNAVGFSPDGRVLASGSGDRMVILWDVTDPAHVTRSATLVHQRPGWLARDGWRQGGVHAVDFSPDGRLLACGSDRTVILWDVTDPARPTRCAAATHQRHVWLSGPVGTVMFSPDGRLLATGSSGDKNTGVLWDVSEPTHPVRTAVVRPQVRDWAKKLSSGGAPAVHSVGFSPDGRLLATASGDSGVVSGTFGSWQNGAVMVWDVTDPAHPVGTAALPLAGRGDAGQMYAVAFSPDGRLLASGGANATVALWDVAGPAHLAASATLIGHRGAVRALAFSPDGRLLASCGADRTVRLWDGS
- a CDS encoding xylulokinase; the protein is MGIVAGLDSSPDFTRIVVCDTDTGSVLRQGYAPHPVETETEGGGRPSDVDPQAWLLSLGEAAGGGLLEGVQAIGVSAQQNAVVPLDSQGNTVRPAMVGGDKRAQVAAADLIDALGGREAWAQAVGSVPQAAQPVTKLRWLNKTEPDNARRTAVLMQAHDWLVWQLLGRPVRRTTDRGGASGTGYWSAASGGYRPDLVELALGHQAMLPEVIGPSDAAGTTPEGLLISAGTGETMAAAFGLGIGFGDAVVSLGASGSVMAVHHEALVDQSGMITSLADATGMHLPVVTTLNAVRTLRGAAELLGLSDLESLSELAMKSTPGAHGLVFLPYLEGERTPNLPHTAGTLAGLRRESMKAEHLARAAFEGMLCGLADALDVLRGRGVAVRRLFLLGSAAELPAVQAAAPALFGTQIVVPQPADYAAIGAARQAAWALGVSQGTLDPRTPPPWQGPVAQVFEPGDELAVGQAVRQQYVSVREQTHPGAFRS
- a CDS encoding ABC transporter ATP-binding protein, which gives rise to MLIRLLRTYLRPYRKPISLLVLLQFLQTCATLYLPTLNAHIIDNGVVKGDTGYILSFGALMIGISLVQVVCNTGAVYYGARTAAAVGRDIRAAIFDRVQSFSAREVGHFGAPSLITRTTNDVQQVQMLALMTFTLLVSAPIMCVGGIILALGLDVPLSAVLIAVVPTLTICVTIIVRRLRPLFRAMQVRLDSVNRVLREQITGNRVIRAFVRDEYEKDRFRKANSDLTEMQLKTGNLLALMFPVVMTTVNLSSIAVVWFGAHRIDSGGMQIGDLTAFLAYLMQIVMSVMMATFMFMMVPRAEVCAERIEEVLDTESSVVPPVAPVFELRRHGHLEVRGVGFCYPGAEEPVLKSIDLVARPGETTAVIGSTGSGKSTLLSLVPRLVDTTDGEVLVDGVDVATIDPVLLAKTVGLVPQKPYLFAGTVATNLRYGNPDATDEELWHALEVAQAKGFVEGLENGLDSPIAQGGTNVSGGQRQRLAIARTLVQRPEIYLFDDSFSALDYATDAALRAALAQETAEATVVIVAQRVATIRDADRIVVLDEGRVVGSGRHHELMADNETYREIVLSQLTEAEAA
- a CDS encoding ABC transporter ATP-binding protein, which translates into the protein MAGPMGRMMAGTGPDARSMDFKVSGKRLIGQFRPERLTIGILLVCVVLSVGLNVVGPKILGNATDLVFAGIIGRQMPAGTTKAQALQAMRDRGQGSVADMLKSTDFTPGQGIDFTSVGHVLLLALGTFLVAGLLMAVATRMVNRAVNRTMFRLREDVQTKMSRLPLSYFDKRQRGEVLSRATNDIDNIGQTLQQSMGQLINSVLTIIGVLAMMFWVSWLLALVALVTVPLSFLVATRIGKRSQPHFVQQWRSTGKLNAHVEEMYTGHNLVKVFGRQDESAKLFAEQNDALYEAGFKAQFNSGVMQPLMMFVSNLNYVLVAVVGGLRVASGSLSIGDVQAFVQYSRQFSMPLTQVASMANLVQSGVASAERVFELLDAEEQQPDPMPSERPAELRGLVALEHVSFRYDPDKPLIEDLSLTVAPGHTVAIVGPTGAGKTTLVNLLMRFYEVSGGRITLDGVDIARMSRDELRAHIGMVLQDTWLFGGSIADNIAYGASREVTRGEIEEAARAAHADRFVRTLPDGYDTVIDDEGTGVSAGEKQLITIARAFLSDPTILVLDEATSSVDTRTEVLIQKAMAKLAHGRTSFVIAHRLSTIRDADTILVMENGSIVEQGAHAELLAADGAYARLYKAQFAQAVAEVD
- a CDS encoding RNA polymerase sigma factor, giving the protein MPESSERGRSVPSGSFTPAVPLIEYGTDCGEAAHSAPEVPLPYPLAAIILEVAPVQTQTLDQTETSTTDGAEPEAETDVLATVPPQSRAAHHPENADPESPPELEEPTAEAVETAEAPEPVRPRSRVAADNGAPSSDLFRQYLREIGRIPLLTAAEEVDLARRVEAGLFAEEKLGGASDLDSQLALDLDKLVVMGRMAKRRLIEANLRLVVSVAKRYVGRGLTMLDLVQEGNLGLIRAVEKFDYARGYKFSTYATWWIRQAMSRALADQARTIRVPVHVVELINRVVRVQRRMLQERGYEPTPEEVADHLDLAPERVSEVLRLAQEPVSLHAPVGEEDDVALGDLIEDGDATSPVESAAFILLRQHLEAVLSTLGERERKVVQLRYGLADGRPRTLEEIGRIFGVTRERIRQIESKTLNKLRDHAFADQLRGYLD